GATCCATTAGAAGTTGGTCTGATTTGGCCCATTTACCAACACAGTCAGCAGTTGCAGCATTGATGAGGCTTGACTTTTAATGGCAACACGGGTAATTTAAAACCCATTATGATTTCGAAATCAGTGTACAACACTAGCACACTACACAGTTTGATTAGAAATCTCAGCAAACAACTCGCACAAATACACTTGGTAATAGTGAATGATGTGGATTCAATAGTTCTCCTTTCTCCTGTAGGTCCAAGTGCTGCTCTACTACCTGCAGCATCCTCCCATCTCCTTCGCCGAGCTGAAGCGCAACACGCTCTACTTCTCCACTGACGTTTAATCCCCCGCGTCTCTCTGGGTGGCACCTGGagaagagggagcgagagactCTATTGACACCTTGGTCCCTGCCTCTCGGTCCTCCCgcctcacctctcctcccagCAGGCAGCTCATCTCCACTGTACAGCCCCCACTTCTGTTTACATCCCCTTTTCCTGAACAGAGATGGAGCTGAACATacagggaggtggtggaggagcttCCTGGTCGCCTGGTAGTCACGTGTCATTTCCCGTTTGTAACATGACAGGAGCAAAGGGGCCACGCGTCTTTTAGTAACACCATGAGGCATTCTGGGATCACAGTGGCATAAAAGGGCTCCAGGAACCACGGCCTGACACAGTGGAACATGATGGTGCCCAGTGGCGCGTGGTGCTGATCTCGAGCCCCGTCCAGACACTGGTTTAAAGATCTCTAAAACAGGCGGACTCAACTTCTGATCAGAGGCATTCCAGAAAAATGgcatttatatgttttataataCTATTCAGAagctttgtttcctctttttgtctgttttgctttgtgcatgtggtggaggaggctgagggtgagTGACGGCGTGCGTGAgtgagagagacggagagcgTGTGTCTGTTTAGGGACTATAAGAACTTGTGTGGTTGGGAAGTCATGGTAATAAATGGCTGGCAGTGACTCTGTACAGACAAATGAGATGAAACTGCCCTCCTCTGGGTCTCAGCCGAGTTAGccctatttatttaaaatataagtcatactgtatgtgtgcctGTACAGTTCTGTGCAACTAGAGAAACGGTTTATTCAGGTAGTGATGTTATTTTAGTCTGATTTTCTCATTCACCCTGTCTGTGGTTGGTAAGCTGTAAAGATCACCACCAAGTTTGCCCGTTCCTTTCAGAGCACGTAGAGAGGAAAGGACGGAAACAAGCCCACAATGAACGTCCCATTTAGCTTTTTTCTTGTTATTGCATTGCAAGCTTGTTCCAAGCGTCTTACTGCACCGGTATAACCTATAGGATGATTTGTGTAGTTCCCCTCATTGCATGTTCAGCTTGTCAATCAAACCAGGCTGGCTAACACAAAGGTAGGTTGTCTCGCTCCCATCGCTGCTCTGTACAAAGCCCACCTTTCTGCTATCAAGCCTGCAACATGTCCTAAAATACAGCACTGCTAGATGAGTACTATttgatatttttaatataaggttaaaataaaataaaataaaaaacgttGTATTTTACTTCCTTTGAGGAGAAtttcaatatactgtaatactgagGCTAAATGTTAATGTgaacttttcccttttttttagtAAAATAAAAGTTACAAAACACTCACTTtgtgtctgattttttttttgattaaacaaaaacaaacctattCCCTCATTGTAAACAGCAGATCAATGTCATAACAATTACTAATTAAAAAATGCCTTCTATCAAAATTACATACTACATACTGTGATTGATAAAGTACATACTTTATAAAATATACTGCAATAAATTGTAAtgacatttgttttacagtacttTAAATTAAAAGAACCTGCTCATACCATGTACCAGTTCTTGGTATTTTGCACCATCTAGTGGTCAAAAGTTTAAGACAGTAAATGCAAAAATCTGTATATGTAGTTTATGAAATGTATATTGCATGCGTAATAAAGATTCTCAGTGTGGCATAACATACACCAGGATGGACTCTGGGAGGAAGCCAGTAGGTGGAGGCAGGTTGGTGCTTTGAGACTTATATTTGAACCtctgacttaaaaaaaaaactctgctaAATGCAATTTGTTGATGAACAGACAAACAGTTAATGGAGATTTAATGAGCATAACCAATAAGCAGAGAAGAGTGTTTTTAGGCAAAGCCTTTAACAACTGAGCAATTTCTAATAGTCTGAggtttttcatttgcatgtatTAAAGGAATTATTTACCTGGGTTTGACTCACTTTTAGGCTGACAATATCTGCCCAAAACACTTTTTACACTGTCACTTGTTTATTATAAATCTTAAcatacaatgaaaaaaaaacagatcaaaacaaacactgtatatacagtacaatatattACAAATTAAAACTACACCCAACCATGTACTTGGGTGCATGTAGCAATCAACAATGTTGCCGCAATGAATGGTTTAAGAAATAGTTCCTAACAGTTAATGAAAACTGTTTAATATAAATTAGATTCTTTATTGGCAAATCACACCAATGTTCAGAAGTGAACAAAACTGATTTGAGGTGGTAGTGAACCAGAGTCGCTGTGACACTGAAGCAGACTTATGCTGCTTTGTTTCGTGATTCTCCACATGAAGGTTTGCAGCAATCCTCCATGTATGGGGGGGTAGATTCACAATTTTGGACGTCCCATATACTACTTCAGACTATTTCTGCTATCAAGTTCTTGTAAGAGTCACAAACCAGTGGTTCATCGCAAATAATATTCAATGGCAGCAGAAAATGCAGCAAAGCCTCCACATCCCAGGACTCCAGCCTTCAGGCCAgctggaagaaaaacagaaaacgtcAGAAACAATCAAAGTTTAAGTAATGTAATAAGTACATGTTTCTGATTACACACCACGAAATCCAATGGCTCCTCCAGTTACACAACCGCTGTACACTGCATTCTTCCAGTCAGATACACCTCTGTGCTGTAAACAGAAAACAGGCGTGTGAGGGATGGATAGAACAAAAACAATCAGGGACTGCTAATAGTTAGTGTAGAACATTCCTCACAGATCTAAGAGATCTGTTAAAGCAAGGCTGTATGAGCAACACAAGCTTCATTACATCATCCCTGCCCACAAATGAAAGTAATATAAAATAGTCGTTTTAACTATTTATGAACGAGAAATTTGTAGAACAAACACTATGAAAAGATTAAGTCCATTACTGTTTGCCAgttttggtgtttttcttgGTGGTTTCATCAAGCAGCCTGTTAAGAGCTATAATTGCAATGTTATTGTTGAGAAAAATCTGGCGGTTGCAGAgggttttcttttcattttcaattaAGCCTCCACATGGTTTGTTTGAAGTGACTAAATGAACTTGGTAGGCCACATTTTAAATgctttgtctgcttttgttGAACCACAACTGTTCCACAATAATGATATTAAAAGTGCTTAATGTTACTTTAATCCTGTTGTGCTGTTGGGACGTACATGATGACCCCGCTGTCTAATTCTAAGGAGTGTGTGACCTACTGATTCGATGATGCACTCTGTACAGGAGAACATGGCGCCCACAATGGCGAAATTCTTGGCGTAGGACATCCCCCTCTGTCCCATGTCTTTGAGGACTTCCCGTGCTGTTGGAGTTCTTAGAGGGTCTTTGGGGTCAAAGCCAACGTTGGTGTCAATGccagctgtgaaaacaccaaaCGCTCCTCCCAGCACAAACCCTGtggaaagcagcagcaacaacgtTATTAACCAAACAATAtaacaatttttaaaaagtcattGCGTATTGCAAAATGATAAAGACCAACGTCTTCTAATCTGACAGCCCAGACCCTTCAGAAGCTCTATTGATATATTGATATCATGCAATACAAAAATATGCTAAAAAGACACAACATAAGAAACAGAAAACGTAAtggtatataaatataataataataataataataataataataataataataataataatataaagttATGCATATCAAACACCTATTTCAGATACATATGACGGAATCCCTCACACAATATTCCCTCTTTACACATAGTACATTGCAGTTTGACAAGCcagacaaaataaaattaaatattcacCCAGTGAGGAATACACGCAAAGAGCAGCTGTTACGCATACTAACATGTTTAGAATAATTAGAATAACTACTGACCCCCCACGCAAGCCAGAGCCGACTTGAAGGCGCAGCTCTCCATGCCCCTTTCGATCATCTTCTGCTCCTCGCTTTTAGCAGGCACCGGCAGTCCGCCCATTACGGCCGGGTTCAGGTCCTTCACGGGCCTCTTCTCTCCGATAAGATGGTCGAGAACCATACTGTACTGAATCGTTGGGCTGTCCGAAGCTGGATCTTTTGAATCTGGGACAGCAGCATTTCCAACACCCGTGGACGCGGCCATGTTTCTCAATGACTTTGTTTTAGGTAAAGACTAAAAATTACAGTGCGCAGATTCGGCACAGAGGAAATAATGCAAGGAAAAATTAAACATGTGTGTTAAATGATTGTGTTACGAAGCGGTGTAGCATATTAGgttgaaaaataaatgtgtggGTGTAAcatctaaaaaacaacacataaaaTGTACTTAAACAGAATATGTACTTTCGACACAATGAACCTGCAACTGAGTGCGAAAGCAGCCGTGTCGTGCAGCAAACCCGCTCCGTGGAAGCTTCAGTGCTTTTATCAGTAGAAATACACAAGAAGTACGCAAGATTCATAATACaggataataattaataataattcggGCGTGTAGTAAAACTATTGCAAGTAAATTTTATTAAGAcataaaactgtaaatataaatCATCATAATTTTGTATTAGACTGGTAGTACGAAAAAAAATCAGAAACGTTAGAATACAACATGACGAGGACGTGACAGTTGGAATACCGGTCTGcgtgttgtattttttattaaagttttaATTCTTCCCCGCCGACTGAACAGAAAGACTACGTTTCCCAGAAACCTCTTCGAGCACTGCGCCAAACGCGCTTCACGCGCTCCACCTACTGGTTTCAGTAAACGCTGGCGGTGACCCTTTCATGAGTCGCGTGCGTGtggcggagcagcagcatcctggtcTGAGCGCAGCAGCCCCGCCGCAGTCTCGAACAGGTGAGAAGAAGCTAGCGGCTAACAAGGTGACTGTTTATTATGTCAGTCTTACTCCTCTGTGTATTATTATCACTGTTGCTTTCATTAATTTGCGGGACTAGAACGTAAAAAACGCATTTTTTGTTGCCCGGTACAGAAGAAATGCCAGAGAGCCGTTTGAAATCCGTTGGTTGCGACGCCAGCCTGACTTTAGGCAGCTCGCTTCACGCGCATCCGTCTCTTTTAATACAGTGACTAACAGACGTCCTACAGGCAGACGCGTCTTTCCTGACACGTTTGCGTCATGCAATTAGCCAGAGGACGTGTTTATGTTTTCGCGATAATTGATGTGACGGCGCAAGACTATGTTTTATAGTAGCAACAAGGAAGTCTGATAACTGTCACAGATTGTACACGATGTTGTTTAACGCGGCTTCAGTCAGTCATCCTTTTTCAGTAGACTCGCTAAAGCCGCACGATGCCGAGTCGTGAGTTCGACGGGATTCTACAGTAGCTCGGTCGGTCCTCGCCACCTGTTTTCCAAACACGCCTTTATTACCGTACGATCGCCAAGTCAGTTTCACCGATCAGCAGCTTAAACTCAGTCGAAGCTGTGGCCACGTTGTTAGAAACCGAGGCCAGTCCCATGAGAAAAAGACATGATAAATAagtgctttttattatttttcaagtTTTAACATTGactgtttttgttaaattatgTCTAATATTCCCTAAAACGAGAATGTAGCTATTTCTGTAAATGCTTTCAGAATAAATATGAGGAAGCCTTTTTAACCATCATTGTTTGCTCTGTAACCTGATCTAAACATGTAGAAGTACTAAgttcaatatacagtataagcatTAAATGCCAAGTCCCTCTAATGTATTGTAGGTCTCTAAACAAATCCCCAGAGGAGCATATTTACCTCAAAGGAAGTCTACCACAAAATATATTTGTCATATTGCAAGGTATGAATTCAGTGAAAACTATCCACAGACCTTTATGTGTAGTAATGTGTTAAATAGATTTAGTACTATGTTCAGCATCTGCTTTTTCTCatgcagtttttgtttttcctcaacATAAAACCTGTGAATATACTGACTATGCTTTAAATGAGCTGTAGCtactgcatttgtttttctgcatccTACTGTATGTAAGTTCTACTTTATGCTGTTAGTGATGACTAAAATTATTAAGTAACATTTCAGGATGTTTGAACATTTGTGTCTCATTGAATTGGTGCCACGTGAAGCAGTCAAAATGCAGTGTTGTTGTCTTTAGTGTAGTTTTCTCTAAAGGCTTATTGTTTATATCCTTTGCAATTTCATAATTGCCTAATTGTGTTAAACTCCCCCTACTAAGCCACTGTACATATTTTTTGTCTGACTTTCATAAACGTCAGATAGCAATCAGAAATAGTGATGCTGAAACAGGAAATATGTGCTATTTAGGTTCATGgctatagtatagtatagaaaatatttttattgcttAGGATTTAGTCTTTTGTGAACAGTCTCAAAGCAGTAATGTGCAGCATTGACAGCTTTCACTTTCTTCTGTACTTTTTGATCATGCCCTGGGAAAGTTCAAACATGAGCAGTGCACCAGTCAGTGTGGTCATTGTGGATGTTATTTGTGCCTAATTACAGCCTGCATAAGGATATTGGAAATCCCTATGCACCTTCTGGGTGACGCTCATAACATGCAGAGGCCACATGTCCAGTTTGACATTTACTGATAATACAAAGTAGCTTCAAAATTATGTATATTGAACAATTATTTGCAACCATTGGAACTGTATGAAGACACCAAACCACTGTTAACATGGCCAAGTctcagtttttgtgtttgttataaATAGGTATATCTTCCCTTGAGTCATATGCTGCATGTCCTTGTCGCGCCTGCAGTactgaatcttttttttttttgtagctgCTCTCAATATCTGTTTAACTCATTATCCAGGCAGTTACTGCCATTGGCTTGCTATTTATAGCCAAGGGTTATGTGGCAGGCACCCACGTCAAGTTGCATGGTGCTGGTGTGACTTGTTTTGTGGCATATAAGATTATGCCCAGAGAGCATCCATTGGGATGCATTTCATTGTGAAAGTGTGACACAGTCACCTCTTAGTGATGTCCCACCCACTCAGGAATATGTCCTAGTAGTTCTGGGGTCCTGGGTGCACTTATACAAATGAAATGCAACAGTATGTAGTGCTGGGATCCTGCATGAGACATGTGAAATGAGTCAATGCAAGGgtggagcaacaacaacaacaacacacaggtaATGTGACATAGATTcagatatgtactgtatactgtgcaGGTTGATAAATAGGGTTAGGGACAAATTAAGTTATTAGTTGATGCTTGAATGCAGTGTTGCCTATAATGCACCATGTAAGTCAGTGTACCGTAAATGATTCACAgcattatatgtatttattcaaaATACGTTTTGCATATACCGGTGATGGGCTTGCAACCCACTCAGTGGTCTCAGCATCACAATCAAGGCACATGGTACCTCTGTGTTTTAGGTTTAAGGTCCTGTGAGAGTGTTTCTGTTCATGTAACTGTAatgttgtacagtatatcaaaGGAAAGCAATCTGTGGGATCTGAGCAGAATTAGTTATTTACGGAAGGAGTGAATTTTTCAAAACTGACATTTGGGAAACTATATTGTTCTGGTGCAATCCCTTTTCCCCCATGCATGTGTACACTACGAGGAAGGTAGCTCCAAGCATCTTTTTCTGGTTTAGGGACGTCCAGGAAACGAGCTGCATACTTGACAAGCATTGCAGCCTAACTCGCTGGCTCCAAGGAATGCTGCAGTTTCTGTAAATGGGTCATCTGGACCATGCATTAACTAGAGGTATTCTCTTTACACATGAACATTGCACTTGAAATTTAGACGAAGTGTATTTTGTATCAGTAAAGTGTAATGTGCAAGCTCAGGACAGCAACGTATGGGATATTGCTGAGTAAGTCCATCCGTGTTATCAGGACAAACAAGTTTACAGGTGTGTTACAGAGTGTGGGGTGTGTCATTAAATGTTTGCTTTGTAGCTGAAGGATGTCGGATCCATTGTGATGCATTTTAGTGTCTTCATACAGGTCGTACTGAACACACCCACAATGCACCACAAAAGGCCACAAGACTGTAATGTGCTTTGGCTTTTATTCTTCTTGTTGatactatattattattttctagaGACAAACCACAGAGTTATTGTGGTTAGTTGTTCCCTCGCTGTTCTCATGGATGCTATGCAAGTGTTTCTATGGAATCCGCCCACTCACTGTACATGTAGCCAGGCAGGCACACAGGAAAGCAGCTGACGTTCGTGCAGCCTGGCTCTGTCTGACTGTTTATCGGACAAGAACTTTGACACCATCAGAGCAGGAAGTTTGACCCTCAAGGGATTTCTGCTCTGAGAAAGATGAAACAGGCGATGGAGCTGATGAAGAAGACTGTGTCTGGTTGAGCTCCATGTTAATCTTTACATTCAGTTGTTTGCAGGGAATAAATGTTGTTTGCATGCACATATGTGATGTTGGCAACAACAGGAGCAGCACTTGTGATCACTTGCTGGGAGGAGTGCTCTGTCATAAGTAATGAGCCTGGCTCAGTGAGTATCCCTGCTGATTAGGTCCATGGGCTAGTAAAACAACCTATTGATCTGAGTCTTGATAGAAAATCAACACTTTCCCTCAACTCTGCTGTGTTCTCAATACTTGAATTAAAATATGCTGATCTCATCTTGCTGAGAAgtgtttttcctgtgttttggtGAAAATAATAGAGTCACTCTAGAAGGCTTGTTAGCGCTGTTGTTTTATTCGTGTTGGGGTGGTTATTACCAGCATTAGCGCAGTTCCGAGTTACTTTCAATTCCCACTGACTCCTGGATGTATATGGAACTTGGCTGCAACTTCTCCGTTGTGCTGTAGCTTTCTGGGGGTTTGCATCTTGTTGAGTGCGAGTTTCAGATCCCTTCGGACTGAAGGGGGAACCCAGAGAGCAGAGCTCTCAGCGTGTGATGTAGACTAATCCCACACTCTTCCTGTTTCGCTTTAGCTGAGATAATGAGTTTGCACACCCAGGTGCAGTACAGATGCTTCAGAGCTGCCGACGTGGTTGAGGCACAATTAATGAACTGTAATGTAAGCACATAGTTGCCTTTGACACGTTACCCACtacaatattattaaataagATTAAAGGCAATGTATATCTTCTCAGTATAAAGCCAAAGGACCTGATAGCTCTAGTCCAGATGTTTGTCAGATGTTTAGCTGTTATAATATCCTATCAATGCCACATCACCAGAAGTGGCAGAAAGGCAATCTCTGCTTAACAAGCAGCTAAACTTCACTTCTCTTTTTATGATTTCGCTGTGTAGTTGCTGTAGATTATGACGACTTAATCCTTAGCTTTTAGATATGCACTATATGTAGCCTCATACTC
This Betta splendens chromosome 14, fBetSpl5.4, whole genome shotgun sequence DNA region includes the following protein-coding sequences:
- the timm22 gene encoding mitochondrial import inner membrane translocase subunit Tim22, producing MAASTGVGNAAVPDSKDPASDSPTIQYSMVLDHLIGEKRPVKDLNPAVMGGLPVPAKSEEQKMIERGMESCAFKSALACVGGFVLGGAFGVFTAGIDTNVGFDPKDPLRTPTAREVLKDMGQRGMSYAKNFAIVGAMFSCTECIIESHRGVSDWKNAVYSGCVTGGAIGFRAGLKAGVLGCGGFAAFSAAIEYYLR